From a single Micromonospora sp. WMMD1102 genomic region:
- a CDS encoding M28 family metallopeptidase: MKVVDARAAPPGGAGGHRTPRPPTGDARVDQIPDPGRTREPTSAPLAHRRPAGRRRQPGRTRRGPPAGAGQPDPAAAGRPAPAGRQSSGSTENFPPGTFAAPDIPLAGVRAHLTQFQSIATTNGGNRAHGRPGYLASVNYVRGQLDAVGYRTTVQSFTYNGATGYNLIADWPGGDPDDVLVTGAHLDSVAAGPGINDNASGSAAILEVALAVARTGLAPRRQPRFAWWGAEEAGLRGSQYYVNSLSTADRDRIAGYLNFDMVGSPNAGYFVYDGDNSDGVGSGPGPAGSAQIEQTIQAYFSSIGVPTRGTDFDGRSDYGPFIRVGIPAGGTFTGAEGVKSSSQAALWGGTAGTAFDPCYHRACDTIGNIDDTALDRNADAIGYAVWTLAGTPAPPGSTVYEDTFETATGWTVDPAGSDTATAGRWSRADPAATSSGVATQLGTTVSGSFDLVTGPLAGSTAGEHDVDGGVTSIGSPPVSLPADGTLTLEFAWYLAHLSNASSADYLRVRMVGGSTRTLLEVVGAASNRAAAWQTASADVSAFAGQSVRIVVEAADAGGASLVEAAVDDLRITRS; the protein is encoded by the coding sequence ATGAAGGTCGTCGATGCGAGGGCCGCCCCACCGGGTGGTGCCGGCGGCCACCGCACCCCGCGCCCGCCGACCGGCGACGCCCGGGTGGATCAGATCCCTGACCCTGGGAGGACACGTGAACCGACGTCTGCTCCGCTGGCTCACCGGCGCCCTGCTGGCCGCCGCCGCCAGCCTGGTCGTACCCGCCGGGGGCCCCCGGCCGGGGCCGGACAACCCGACCCGGCGGCAGCCGGTCGCCCCGCCCCGGCCGGACGCCAGTCCTCCGGCTCGACCGAGAACTTCCCGCCCGGGACGTTCGCCGCGCCGGACATCCCGCTGGCGGGCGTACGGGCGCATCTGACCCAGTTCCAGTCCATCGCGACGACCAACGGCGGCAACCGCGCACACGGCCGCCCCGGCTACCTCGCCTCGGTCAACTACGTGCGGGGCCAGCTCGACGCCGTCGGCTACCGCACCACGGTGCAGTCGTTCACCTACAACGGCGCCACCGGCTACAACCTGATCGCCGACTGGCCGGGCGGCGACCCCGACGACGTACTGGTGACCGGGGCGCACCTGGACAGCGTGGCCGCCGGGCCGGGCATCAACGACAACGCCTCCGGGTCGGCGGCGATCCTGGAGGTGGCGCTGGCGGTCGCCCGTACCGGGCTGGCACCGCGAAGGCAGCCGCGGTTCGCCTGGTGGGGCGCGGAGGAGGCGGGACTGCGCGGCTCGCAGTACTACGTCAACAGCCTGTCGACCGCCGACCGGGACCGGATCGCCGGTTACCTGAACTTCGACATGGTCGGCTCGCCGAACGCCGGCTACTTCGTCTACGACGGGGACAACTCCGACGGTGTCGGCTCCGGCCCCGGACCCGCCGGCTCGGCGCAGATCGAGCAGACCATCCAGGCGTACTTCAGCTCGATCGGGGTGCCGACCCGGGGCACCGACTTCGACGGCCGCAGCGACTACGGGCCGTTCATCCGGGTGGGGATCCCGGCCGGCGGCACCTTCACCGGTGCCGAGGGGGTCAAGTCGAGCAGCCAGGCCGCGCTCTGGGGCGGCACGGCGGGCACCGCCTTCGACCCGTGTTACCACCGGGCCTGCGACACCATCGGCAACATCGACGACACCGCGCTGGACCGGAACGCCGACGCGATCGGCTACGCCGTCTGGACGCTGGCCGGGACCCCGGCACCGCCGGGCAGCACCGTGTACGAGGACACCTTCGAGACGGCGACCGGCTGGACCGTCGACCCGGCGGGCAGCGACACGGCGACCGCCGGCCGGTGGAGCCGGGCCGATCCGGCGGCCACCAGTTCGGGGGTGGCCACCCAGCTCGGCACGACCGTCAGCGGCAGCTTCGACCTGGTCACCGGCCCGCTCGCCGGTAGCACCGCAGGTGAGCACGATGTGGACGGCGGAGTGACGAGCATCGGGTCGCCGCCGGTCAGCCTGCCGGCCGACGGCACGCTGACGTTGGAGTTCGCCTGGTACCTGGCGCACCTCAGCAATGCCAGCAGTGCCGACTACCTGCGGGTGCGAATGGTCGGCGGCAGCACCCGCACGCTGCTCGAGGTGGTCGGCGCGGCCAGCAACCGGGCCGCCGCCTGGCAGACCGCCAGCGCGGACGTCTCGGCGTTCGCCGGCCAGAGCGTCCGGATCGTGGTCGAGGCGGCCGACGCCGGCGGCGCGAGTCTGGTCGAGGCGGCAGTGGACGACCTGCGGATCACCCGCAGCTGA
- a CDS encoding M20 family metallopeptidase — MSTACTATTPPLEILATALAALRGRMEAVSLAIHRRPELKFGEFHAHELLTGWLAESGFTVRTPPGGMATAFVAVHEGSRPGPYVAILAEYDALPGVGHGCGHNLIAAGAAAAAIGLVRVLPDHPGTLAVFGTPAEEMGGAGKVRLAEAGVFDGVDVALMFHPGDRSLTARPGLAAAHLRIAFAGTSAHASISPWLGRSALAGAQLFLQAVDAMRQFVPPTVRLHGIVSDGGAAPNVVPAYAAVDLYVRDRTRTSVEALVERVRDAAQGAALATGTAAVVRETGPTYAERRNNTVLAERFGAAVGALGVEIQSGDPDSPAGSSDIGNLSLLLPVIHPYVQIAETGTPSHSAAMREAAATPFAHDRTQVAATGLARVAAELLTGPELLAAARAEFAAQAETRP; from the coding sequence ATGTCCACCGCCTGCACCGCCACCACGCCGCCACTGGAGATCCTCGCCACCGCACTTGCCGCGCTCCGGGGCCGGATGGAGGCGGTGAGCCTCGCCATCCACCGCCGACCGGAGCTGAAGTTCGGCGAGTTCCACGCCCACGAGCTGCTGACCGGATGGCTCGCCGAGTCGGGGTTCACGGTCCGCACGCCACCGGGCGGGATGGCGACGGCGTTCGTGGCCGTGCACGAGGGCAGCCGCCCCGGACCGTACGTCGCCATCCTCGCCGAGTACGACGCGCTGCCCGGCGTCGGACACGGCTGCGGGCACAACCTGATCGCGGCCGGTGCCGCAGCGGCGGCGATCGGACTCGTCCGGGTGCTGCCCGACCATCCGGGCACCCTCGCCGTGTTCGGGACTCCGGCCGAGGAGATGGGCGGAGCCGGCAAGGTACGGCTGGCCGAGGCCGGCGTCTTCGACGGCGTCGACGTGGCACTGATGTTCCATCCGGGGGACCGTTCGCTGACCGCCCGCCCCGGCCTGGCCGCCGCACACCTGCGGATCGCCTTCGCCGGGACCAGCGCGCACGCCTCGATCTCCCCGTGGCTGGGCCGCAGCGCACTCGCCGGTGCCCAGCTGTTCCTCCAGGCGGTCGACGCGATGCGCCAGTTCGTGCCGCCAACGGTCCGGCTGCACGGGATCGTCTCGGACGGCGGGGCGGCCCCGAACGTCGTGCCGGCGTACGCCGCGGTGGACCTGTACGTCCGGGACCGCACGAGGACCTCCGTCGAGGCGCTGGTCGAACGGGTCCGGGACGCCGCCCAGGGCGCCGCGCTCGCCACCGGAACCGCGGCGGTGGTCCGGGAGACCGGCCCCACGTACGCCGAGCGCCGCAACAACACCGTGCTCGCCGAACGGTTCGGGGCGGCGGTAGGCGCCCTCGGGGTCGAGATCCAGTCCGGTGACCCGGACAGCCCGGCCGGCTCCTCGGACATCGGCAACCTCTCGCTGCTGCTGCCGGTCATCCACCCGTACGTCCAGATCGCCGAGACCGGTACGCCGAGCCACTCGGCGGCGATGCGCGAGGCCGCCGCCACACCCTTCGCGCACGACCGTACCCAGGTCGCGGCGACCGGACTGGCCCGGGTGGCCGCCGAGCTGCTCACCGGACCCGAGCTGCTGGCGGCGGCACGGGCGGAGTTCGCCGCCCAGGCCGAGACGCGGCCCTGA
- a CDS encoding YceI family protein: protein MTGTATRSWQGMTIPAPGTYLLDPAHKRVGFVARHMMVSPVGGEFGEATAQIVVEPDPLDSSVTATIRAASISTGSANRDAHLSSADFLDVVRHPTLEYRSTGIRWQPDPNESIFYWARLRSQRPGRRGEVAVPERAGKTSGRFVLTGELTVKGVTRPVDLQVEFGGARRDPYGQDIFGFSATAEIEREDYGLVWNVALESGGVLVGRSVRIEIAGEAVRQP, encoded by the coding sequence ATGACCGGTACCGCCACACGCTCCTGGCAGGGCATGACGATCCCGGCGCCCGGCACGTACCTGCTCGATCCCGCGCACAAGCGGGTCGGCTTCGTCGCCCGACACATGATGGTCAGCCCGGTAGGCGGCGAGTTCGGCGAGGCGACCGCGCAGATCGTCGTCGAGCCGGACCCGCTGGACTCCTCGGTGACCGCGACGATCCGGGCGGCCAGTATCAGCACCGGCAGCGCCAACCGGGACGCGCACCTGAGCAGCGCCGACTTCCTCGACGTGGTCCGGCATCCCACGCTGGAGTACCGCAGTACCGGCATCAGGTGGCAGCCCGACCCGAACGAGTCGATCTTCTACTGGGCCCGGTTGCGCAGCCAGCGCCCCGGTCGACGCGGCGAGGTCGCCGTGCCGGAGCGGGCCGGGAAGACGTCGGGCCGGTTCGTCCTGACCGGAGAGCTGACCGTCAAGGGCGTCACCCGACCGGTCGACCTCCAGGTCGAGTTCGGCGGCGCCCGACGCGACCCGTACGGCCAGGACATCTTCGGGTTCAGCGCGACCGCCGAGATCGAGCGGGAGGACTACGGGCTGGTCTGGAACGTTGCACTGGAGAGCGGCGGCGTACTGGTCGGCAGGAGCGTACGGATCGAGATCGCCGGCGAGGCGGTCCGGCAGCCCTGA
- a CDS encoding Xaa-Pro dipeptidyl-peptidase, translating into MPTAGPGRILGAYAIGLALVVAPVPAHAAPNTPPPGIVVQDGMTQPVFSLADAVEERVWVETPLDTDHDGRRDRVVADISRPRETATAGLRVPVIFEHSPYRKDTWNDVPYPSVLVDELPQSRSAGASARRAEDPGVLRAKVNLPGQLDDYYVPRGYAVVLGQSIGTGDSDGCPTTGDAAEILGTKAIIDWLNGRARAYDASGAPVRAGWTTGAVGMTGGSYNGTLPNMVATTGVEGLKTIVPIAAISNWYDYYRANGLVVAPGGYQGEDADILTMYTAGQARSEGSCADEIAEITEEQDRVTGDYNRFWRDRDYLPGAGKVRASVFVVHGLNDWNVKTGQFADWWDQLDRYGVPRKLWLHQGGHSGPGNTATVTLPDGRTWTYKQTENRWFDYWLWGVDNDVMAEPRAVVQREDRVYASYRDWPDPATREVSLGLSADDPSAPGRLVGHGARGRVAQSLVDSGRTIPPADLVAGPDAGNPHRLVYTSPGLARDVRISGRPELRVRLSVDNRTAANLTGYLVDYGPARSTEAPVVVTRGWLDPQNRTGEAHGRPLRPGRAADYRWEMEPKDYVFRAGRRIGLVVFSSDQEYTLLPLPGTQLTVLPKSSTLTLPVVGGRGALGF; encoded by the coding sequence ATGCCAACAGCAGGTCCCGGCAGGATTCTCGGGGCGTACGCGATCGGCCTGGCCCTGGTCGTGGCACCGGTCCCGGCCCACGCCGCCCCGAACACGCCACCACCGGGCATCGTCGTGCAGGACGGCATGACCCAGCCGGTCTTCTCGTTGGCGGACGCGGTCGAGGAGCGGGTCTGGGTGGAGACCCCGCTCGACACCGACCACGACGGTCGACGCGACCGGGTGGTGGCCGACATCTCCCGCCCCCGGGAGACCGCCACCGCCGGCCTGCGGGTGCCGGTGATCTTCGAGCACTCGCCGTACCGGAAGGACACCTGGAACGACGTTCCCTATCCGAGCGTCCTGGTCGACGAGCTACCGCAGAGCAGGTCGGCCGGTGCCTCGGCCCGGCGGGCGGAAGACCCTGGCGTCCTGCGGGCCAAGGTGAACCTGCCCGGCCAGCTCGACGACTACTACGTGCCGCGCGGCTACGCGGTGGTGCTCGGGCAGAGCATCGGTACCGGCGACTCCGACGGCTGCCCGACCACCGGTGACGCGGCCGAGATCCTGGGCACCAAGGCGATCATCGACTGGCTGAACGGGCGGGCCCGGGCGTACGACGCGAGTGGCGCACCGGTGCGGGCCGGCTGGACCACCGGGGCGGTCGGGATGACCGGCGGCTCCTACAACGGGACCCTGCCGAACATGGTGGCGACCACCGGCGTCGAGGGGCTGAAGACGATCGTCCCGATCGCCGCGATCAGCAACTGGTACGACTACTACCGGGCCAACGGCCTGGTGGTGGCACCCGGCGGATACCAGGGCGAGGACGCGGACATCCTCACCATGTACACGGCCGGGCAGGCCCGGTCCGAGGGAAGCTGTGCCGACGAGATCGCCGAGATCACCGAGGAGCAGGACCGGGTCACCGGCGACTACAACCGGTTCTGGCGGGACCGGGACTATCTGCCCGGGGCCGGCAAGGTCCGGGCCAGTGTCTTCGTGGTGCACGGCCTGAACGACTGGAACGTCAAGACCGGGCAGTTCGCCGACTGGTGGGACCAGCTCGACCGGTACGGGGTGCCGCGCAAGCTGTGGCTGCACCAGGGCGGCCACAGCGGACCGGGGAACACCGCCACGGTGACCCTGCCGGACGGGCGGACCTGGACCTACAAGCAGACCGAGAACCGCTGGTTCGACTACTGGTTGTGGGGTGTGGACAACGACGTCATGGCCGAGCCGAGGGCCGTGGTGCAGCGCGAGGACCGGGTCTACGCCAGCTACCGGGACTGGCCGGACCCGGCGACCCGGGAGGTGTCGTTGGGGCTCTCGGCGGACGACCCGAGCGCACCCGGCCGGCTGGTCGGGCACGGTGCGCGGGGCCGGGTCGCGCAGAGCCTGGTCGACTCGGGCCGGACGATCCCGCCGGCCGACCTGGTGGCCGGGCCGGACGCCGGCAACCCGCACCGGCTGGTCTACACCTCCCCGGGGCTGGCCCGGGACGTGCGCATCTCCGGCCGGCCGGAGCTGCGGGTACGCCTCTCCGTCGACAACCGGACGGCCGCCAACCTGACCGGCTACCTGGTCGACTACGGACCGGCCCGATCCACCGAGGCGCCGGTGGTGGTGACCCGGGGCTGGCTGGACCCGCAGAACCGGACCGGCGAGGCACACGGCCGCCCGCTGCGGCCGGGCCGGGCGGCCGACTACCGCTGGGAGATGGAACCGAAGGACTACGTGTTCCGGGCCGGGCGCCGGATCGGCCTGGTGGTCTTCTCCAGTGACCAGGAGTACACGCTGCTGCCGCTGCCCGGCACCCAGCTGACCGTACTGCCGAAGTCGAGCACCCTGACGCTGCCGGTGGTGGGTGGCCGGGGCGCGCTCGGCTTCTGA
- a CDS encoding cellulose-binding domain-containing protein produces the protein MTVAAVVVASGAAVTLAGPAAAAAGCGVTYTVGSQWSGGFTAAVTVTNVGDPVSSWTLTWSYEAGQRVTQAWNATVTQSGSQISARNASYNGSIATGASVSFGFNGSWNGSNPAPTSFAVNGTTCTGAPGPNPTTGPTSQPTTQPTAPPTTAPPGNPTWGTAVPPAGAQLSRAYQLIATANEKGYLPRSGECSVEIHARYWTYGPDGKVYPTWHPTRDSSGCYFGHEHGDDPRPSDLYSTVGWPAFGYTSEVMLDNMPEHSHRHEDHVGHKVLAVNNTNVIQGDNGSSFFPPQGTTIAVCDTLLKFHQGTHSPDAFSNNVHELLFNQRCTASNGGQVTEARYSAMIPLGRAGGFSPSECPGFGGAFINVAPPVPGDSPSDTRSLGRLITEPGCVQAIREGRTHYDPLYPSPVPFTVSDMDDFWFSDHSVTGSGLNFRLAPLFYVVNPSRYYDPTKPNSLGRIIDLCYTNLAGGDYCNQARQAGQNIPWDDTRSPFKGTLREFRPGTFQVQNSGSTTVHTDVYGRNASSTPFAGSIRQYFSGNQSSTMYVRGATRDWNATGVHAPN, from the coding sequence GTGACCGTGGCAGCCGTGGTCGTCGCCAGCGGCGCGGCTGTCACCCTCGCCGGGCCCGCGGCCGCAGCCGCGGGCTGCGGCGTCACCTACACGGTCGGCTCGCAGTGGTCAGGCGGCTTCACCGCGGCGGTCACCGTCACCAACGTCGGTGACCCGGTCAGCTCCTGGACGTTGACCTGGAGCTACGAGGCGGGCCAGCGGGTCACCCAGGCCTGGAACGCCACCGTGACGCAGAGCGGCAGCCAGATCAGCGCCAGGAACGCCAGCTACAACGGCAGCATCGCCACCGGAGCGAGCGTCTCCTTCGGCTTCAACGGATCATGGAACGGCAGCAATCCGGCGCCGACCAGCTTCGCCGTGAACGGCACCACCTGCACCGGAGCTCCGGGCCCCAACCCCACGACCGGACCGACGTCCCAGCCGACGACGCAGCCCACCGCGCCGCCGACCACCGCGCCGCCCGGCAACCCGACCTGGGGCACCGCCGTGCCGCCGGCCGGCGCCCAGCTGAGCCGGGCGTACCAGTTGATCGCGACCGCCAACGAGAAGGGATACCTGCCGAGGTCCGGCGAGTGCTCCGTCGAGATCCACGCCCGTTACTGGACGTACGGCCCCGACGGCAAGGTCTACCCGACCTGGCACCCGACCCGGGACTCCAGTGGCTGCTACTTCGGCCACGAGCACGGTGACGACCCCCGGCCGTCCGACCTGTACAGCACCGTCGGCTGGCCGGCGTTCGGCTACACCAGCGAGGTGATGCTGGACAACATGCCCGAGCACAGTCACCGGCACGAGGACCACGTCGGGCACAAGGTGCTGGCCGTCAACAACACCAACGTGATCCAGGGTGACAACGGCAGCAGCTTCTTCCCGCCGCAGGGCACCACGATCGCGGTCTGTGACACCCTGCTCAAGTTCCACCAGGGCACCCACTCGCCGGACGCGTTCAGCAACAACGTCCACGAGTTGCTCTTCAACCAGCGCTGCACCGCGAGCAACGGTGGCCAGGTCACCGAGGCCCGCTACAGCGCGATGATCCCGCTCGGCCGGGCCGGCGGCTTCAGCCCGAGCGAATGCCCGGGCTTCGGCGGCGCGTTCATCAACGTGGCGCCGCCGGTGCCGGGAGACTCGCCGTCGGACACCCGGTCGCTGGGCCGGCTGATCACCGAGCCGGGCTGTGTGCAGGCGATCCGCGAGGGTCGTACGCACTACGACCCGCTCTATCCGAGCCCGGTGCCGTTCACCGTCTCCGACATGGACGACTTCTGGTTCTCCGACCACTCGGTGACGGGCAGCGGGCTGAACTTCCGGCTCGCACCGCTGTTCTACGTGGTGAACCCGTCGCGCTACTACGATCCGACCAAGCCGAACAGCCTGGGCCGGATCATCGACCTGTGCTACACCAACCTTGCCGGCGGGGACTACTGCAACCAGGCCCGGCAGGCCGGCCAGAACATCCCCTGGGACGACACCCGCTCGCCGTTCAAGGGCACCCTGCGGGAGTTCCGGCCGGGCACCTTCCAGGTGCAGAACAGCGGCTCGACAACGGTCCACACCGACGTGTACGGCCGCAACGCCTCCAGTACGCCGTTCGCCGGCTCGATCCGGCAGTACTTCTCCGGCAACCAGTCGTCGACCATGTACGTCCGTGGTGCCACCCGCGACTGGAACGCCACCGGGGTACACGCCCCGAACTGA
- a CDS encoding NAD-dependent epimerase/dehydratase family protein, with protein MTPAQGGTGSGLRVVVVGATGNVGTSVVEALGQDPAVGTIVGVSRRPPRWRAPKTEWAEADIVSADLVEIFDGADVVVHLAWLFQPTHRPLTTWRVNAVGGRRVFAAAARAGVPALVYASSVGAYSPGPKDRPVDENWPTDGWPIAGYTREKAYLERVLDAFEQRNPQMRVVRLRPGFIFKRESASQQRRLFTGPLLPGRLVRPGTVPVLPDLPGLRFQALHSTDAAEAYRLAVLRDVRGAFNVAAEPVVDGRLLAEVLRARRVRLPVGPVRAALALAWHLHLVPASPHLFDAVLRVPIMDTTRARTELGWTPRHTAREAIEEFLHGLRDAGGMPTAPLTPRLRGGRFAEAATGVGERP; from the coding sequence GTGACGCCCGCGCAGGGTGGCACCGGCTCGGGCCTGCGGGTGGTGGTGGTCGGCGCGACAGGCAACGTCGGGACGAGTGTCGTCGAGGCCCTCGGCCAGGACCCGGCGGTCGGCACCATCGTCGGGGTTTCCCGGCGCCCGCCCCGATGGCGGGCGCCGAAGACCGAGTGGGCCGAGGCGGACATCGTCTCCGCCGACCTCGTCGAGATCTTCGACGGCGCCGACGTCGTGGTACACCTCGCCTGGCTCTTCCAGCCCACGCACCGACCGCTGACCACCTGGCGGGTCAATGCCGTCGGCGGGCGGCGGGTATTCGCCGCCGCGGCCCGGGCCGGCGTGCCGGCGCTGGTCTACGCCTCGTCGGTCGGGGCGTACTCGCCTGGGCCGAAGGACCGGCCGGTGGACGAGAACTGGCCGACCGACGGCTGGCCGATCGCCGGATACACCAGGGAGAAGGCGTACCTGGAGCGGGTGCTCGACGCCTTCGAGCAGCGCAATCCACAGATGCGGGTGGTACGGCTGCGGCCCGGCTTCATCTTCAAGCGGGAGTCGGCGAGCCAGCAGCGTCGGCTCTTCACCGGCCCGCTGCTGCCGGGTCGGCTGGTGCGGCCCGGGACCGTACCGGTGCTCCCCGACCTGCCGGGGTTGCGGTTCCAGGCCCTGCACTCGACGGACGCCGCCGAGGCGTACCGGCTGGCGGTGCTACGTGACGTGCGCGGGGCGTTCAACGTGGCCGCCGAGCCGGTCGTCGACGGGCGGCTGCTCGCCGAGGTCCTGCGGGCCCGCCGGGTACGCCTGCCGGTCGGCCCGGTCCGGGCCGCCCTCGCCCTGGCCTGGCACCTGCACCTGGTGCCCGCCTCCCCGCACCTGTTCGACGCGGTGCTCCGGGTGCCGATCATGGACACCACCCGGGCCAGGACGGAACTGGGCTGGACACCCCGGCACACCGCCCGGGAGGCGATCGAGGAGTTCCTGCACGGCCTGCGGGACGCCGGTGGGATGCCGACGGCACCGTTGACGCCCCGACTGCGCGGCGGCCGGTTCGCCGAGGCCGCCACCGGCGTGGGCGAGCGCCCGTGA
- the erm gene encoding ErmE/ErmH/ErmO/ErmR family 23S rRNA (adenine(2058)-N(6))-methyltransferase, producing MRRTGPDRARRVLGQNFLRDARTIAQIVTAARPDPDGLILEVGAGQGALTRELVRRCRRVVAYEIDPTLLARLDEEFRAEPGLRLVPGDFVAARPPTEPFAVVGNIPYASTSRIVDWCVDAPQLTTATLVTQLEYARKRSGDYGRWTQRTVRTWPWLDWRLAGRIPRERFRPMPRVDSGILRLERRPVQLLPPGQLADYQRFVALGFSGVGGSLRASLHRGYPDRRVDAALRANRISADILVGYVWPEQWISLFQAVHPLRH from the coding sequence GTGCGGCGTACCGGGCCGGACCGGGCGCGTCGGGTGCTCGGGCAGAACTTCCTGCGCGACGCGCGGACCATCGCGCAGATCGTCACGGCGGCCCGCCCGGACCCGGACGGGCTGATCCTGGAGGTCGGCGCCGGGCAGGGGGCGCTGACCAGGGAACTGGTCCGGCGCTGCCGGCGGGTTGTCGCGTACGAGATCGACCCGACCCTGCTCGCCCGGCTCGACGAGGAGTTCCGGGCCGAGCCGGGGCTCCGGCTCGTGCCCGGCGACTTCGTCGCGGCCCGGCCGCCCACCGAACCGTTCGCGGTGGTCGGCAACATCCCGTACGCCTCGACAAGCCGGATCGTCGACTGGTGCGTCGACGCCCCCCAACTGACCACCGCGACCCTGGTCACCCAGCTCGAGTACGCCCGCAAGCGCTCCGGCGACTACGGCCGGTGGACGCAGCGGACCGTGCGGACCTGGCCCTGGCTGGACTGGCGGCTGGCCGGCCGGATCCCTCGGGAGCGGTTCCGGCCGATGCCCCGGGTCGACTCCGGGATCCTCCGGCTGGAACGCCGGCCGGTGCAGCTGCTGCCGCCCGGCCAGCTCGCCGACTACCAGCGGTTCGTCGCGCTCGGCTTCAGCGGGGTGGGCGGCTCGCTGCGGGCCTCGCTGCACCGGGGCTATCCGGACCGCCGGGTCGACGCCGCGCTGCGGGCCAACCGGATCTCCGCCGACATCCTGGTCGGGTACGTCTGGCCGGAGCAGTGGATCTCGTTGTTCCAGGCGGTCCACCCGCTGCGGCACTGA
- a CDS encoding DUF5937 family protein, translating to MAVVVLLAGVGPDRFSVAVSPLAELAASLHVLTGHLHHPEHASWAADVSRTAPPAFRAGLSRFAPLWTALRWRAFYPGLDPTTTGPDSTAGAGPGVTVSAGPGVTAGPGLRVRRPGLGSCAPVAGLRRLSLRRFAELTAFTCASGYHGFDFGRVLHDPAQADALRQAASRLPEPHLDLAEELLRDPAALRDDLLDFLDLCGRVYFDDLWAETEPVLARAAHRLRQRLADEGPAAALVGLSPSTARLVTASSGPARVVFDKVHHAVISPSRTPVLLMPTRYGAPHLLVKNEPGLPPVVHFPVAAPDVGVTLARSRLLALTDPRRVRLCRLIARQSMTTADLADRLSMTRPQVSRHLRVLRDLALVRVERHGRYVLYGLDLAAVERIGREVATALQY from the coding sequence ATGGCGGTGGTGGTCCTGCTGGCCGGGGTGGGCCCCGACCGGTTTTCCGTCGCCGTGTCACCGCTGGCGGAGCTGGCCGCGAGCCTGCACGTGCTGACCGGTCACCTGCACCACCCCGAGCACGCGTCCTGGGCGGCCGACGTCTCCCGGACCGCACCGCCGGCCTTCCGGGCCGGGCTCTCGCGGTTCGCACCGCTGTGGACGGCCCTGCGCTGGCGGGCCTTCTATCCGGGGCTCGACCCGACCACCACCGGCCCGGACAGCACGGCCGGTGCCGGCCCGGGCGTGACAGTCAGTGCCGGCCCGGGCGTGACGGCCGGCCCGGGGCTCCGTGTCCGTCGCCCCGGGCTCGGCAGCTGTGCACCGGTGGCCGGCCTGCGACGGCTTTCGCTGCGCCGGTTCGCCGAACTCACCGCGTTCACCTGCGCCAGCGGCTACCACGGCTTCGACTTCGGTCGGGTACTGCACGACCCGGCGCAGGCCGACGCGCTGCGACAGGCCGCGTCCCGGCTGCCGGAGCCGCACCTGGACCTCGCCGAGGAGCTGCTGCGCGACCCGGCGGCGCTCCGCGACGACCTGCTGGACTTCCTCGACCTGTGCGGCCGGGTCTACTTCGACGACCTCTGGGCCGAGACCGAGCCCGTGCTGGCCAGGGCCGCGCACCGGCTGCGGCAGCGGCTGGCCGACGAGGGGCCGGCGGCGGCGCTGGTCGGGCTCAGTCCGTCGACCGCGCGCCTGGTAACCGCGTCGTCGGGGCCGGCCCGGGTCGTCTTCGACAAGGTGCACCACGCGGTGATCAGCCCGTCCCGGACGCCGGTGCTGCTCATGCCGACCCGGTACGGTGCCCCGCATCTGCTGGTGAAGAACGAGCCGGGGCTGCCGCCGGTGGTGCACTTCCCGGTGGCGGCCCCGGACGTCGGCGTCACCCTGGCCCGCAGCCGCCTGCTGGCGCTCACCGACCCGCGCCGGGTACGCCTGTGCCGGCTGATCGCCCGGCAGTCGATGACCACCGCCGACCTGGCCGACCGGTTGTCGATGACCCGGCCGCAGGTCTCCCGGCACCTGCGGGTGCTCCGCGACCTGGCGCTGGTACGGGTCGAACGACACGGCCGCTACGTGCTCTACGGACTCGACCTGGCGGCGGTGGAGCGCATCGGCCGGGAGGTGGCGACGGCGTTGCAGTACTGA
- a CDS encoding FKBP-type peptidyl-prolyl cis-trans isomerase codes for MEKPTVGLVDGPPPTDLVIEDITIGTGQEVQPGQWAVVHYVGVSFDTGDEFDASWNRGSPFSFPVGGGKVIEGWDQGVLGMRVGGRRKLVIPPQLGYGNQGVGNRIKPGATLVFVVDLVDVKF; via the coding sequence ATGGAAAAGCCCACCGTGGGTCTGGTCGACGGTCCGCCGCCGACCGACCTTGTCATCGAGGACATTACGATCGGCACGGGCCAGGAGGTCCAACCGGGCCAATGGGCCGTGGTCCACTACGTCGGGGTCTCGTTCGACACCGGCGACGAGTTCGACGCGTCGTGGAACCGCGGTTCGCCGTTCAGCTTTCCGGTCGGTGGCGGCAAGGTCATCGAGGGTTGGGACCAGGGCGTACTCGGGATGCGGGTCGGCGGCCGGCGCAAGCTGGTGATCCCGCCGCAGCTCGGCTACGGCAACCAGGGCGTCGGCAACCGGATCAAGCCGGGCGCGACCCTCGTCTTCGTGGTCGACCTGGTGGACGTCAAGTTCTGA